In Drosophila teissieri strain GT53w chromosome 2R, Prin_Dtei_1.1, whole genome shotgun sequence, the following proteins share a genomic window:
- the LOC122612348 gene encoding uncharacterized protein LOC122612348: protein MWQTVGACSHKSPKCRKPQDQIQIQIRALRFGPTLRSKFTNTSAECSKEFCSGIRGWLTAKGELNLDIQLNRTLRNGLRTTITLLQLIDGRDRYQTLFSYDMDTCKTLRELLQSSLMKVWLRNVFKYGNLAERCPIPPASYNVRNFQLENHSIPGYLPAGFYRLHDTNYYGKPKGRLRRSVATFILDIKFY, encoded by the exons ATGTGGCAGACAGTTGGGGCCTGCAGCCACAAGAGCCCCAAGTGCCGCAAGCCGCAAGatcagatccagatccagatcagAGCTCTGCGATTCGGACCAA CTCTGCGAAGCAAGTTCACCAACACCAGTGCAGAGTGCAGCAAGGAGTTCTGCTCCGGCATCCGGGGATGGCTGACCGCCAAAGGTGAGCTGAACCTGGACATCCAGCTGAACCGCACCTTGCGGAATGGATTGAGGACCACCATTACCCTCCTGCAGCTGATCGATGGCAGGGATCGGTACCAGACACTCTTCAGCTACGACATGGACACCTGCAAGACGCTGCGGGAACTGCTGCAGTCCAGCTTGATGAAGGTCTGGCTGAGGAACGTGTTCAAGTACGGCAACCTGGCCGAACGCTGTCCCATCCCGCCA GCCAGCTACAATGTCCGCAACTTTCAGCTGGAGAACCACAGCATTCCGGGGTATTTGCCAGCGGGATTCTACCGCCTCCACGACACAAATTACTACGGAAAGCCCAAGGGCAGGCTTCGCCGTTCGGTGGCCACTTTCATACTGGATATAAAGTTctattaa
- the LOC122612349 gene encoding uncharacterized protein LOC122612349 — protein sequence MVLRKFLYCWPLKYGVVTVGIAFGVADFIVGSVGWDMVISNKYPDYVVEFFRTMDTQICVAGFAALFWLMMINHFLLIYAVFYNKLLIIGTWLLINYMVFLFTLVTVLLDGLLILRIIALGYCLIVVKSYYGQLTTGLDVESESSEGATGSENESSP from the exons atgGTTTTGAGAAAATTTTTGTACTGCTGGCCTCTGAAATATGGCGTTGTTACAGTGGGCATTGCCTTTGGAGTAGCGGACTTCATCGTGGGCAGCGTTGGGTGGGACATGGTTATCTCAAACAAGTATCCGGACTACGTGGTCGAGTTCTTTAGAACCATGGACACCCAAATCTGCGTGGCCGGATTTGCAGCCCTGTTCTGGCTCATGATGATCAACCACTTCCTTCTGATCTACGCCGTGTTCTAC AACAAACTTCTGATCATCGGAACCTGGCTGTTGATAAACTACATGGTATTTTTGTTCACCCTCGTCACCGTGCTGTTGGATGGCCTGCTGATCCTCAGAATAA TTGCCCTCGGATACTGTTTGATCGTGGTGAAGTCCTACTACGGTCAGTTGACTACGGGTCTGGACGTAGAGTCCGAGTCCAGCGAAGGAGCCACTGGTAGTGAGAACGAATCAAGTCCCTAA